A genomic segment from Aegilops tauschii subsp. strangulata cultivar AL8/78 chromosome 1, Aet v6.0, whole genome shotgun sequence encodes:
- the LOC109783934 gene encoding ABC transporter G family member 5: MSTSGHIAVEVDDAERELQLLVSAGPPVPYTLSFTDLSYRVRQGRGGLMGCLPSRASNRLASTDAPPANTKALLDGVSGEAREGELFAVMGASGSGKSTLVDALAGRIARDSLRGHVTLNGEPLHGSRLRAISAYVMQDDLLYPMLTVRETLLFAAELRLSRALSPAAKRERVDRLIDQLGLSRAADTIIGDEGHRGVSGGERRRVSIGTDIIHDPILLFLDEPTSGLDSASAFMVVQVLRTIARSGSVVVMTIHQPSARILGILGRLLLLSRGRTVYAGTPAGLKPFFAEFGAPIPDNENPAEFALDTIREREAQQPDGTGPLAGFNAMWQATHKAMDGTNAKRVSPMTLEYAIAESVARGKLVAGSGTGTVSLQMPTYANPMPVEVWVLIKRAFTNTRRMPELFGMRLGTIMVTGLILATIFLRLDDTPKGVQERLGFFAMGMSTMFYVCADALPVFVQERHIYLRETAHNAYRRASYVLANAVVSFPPLVALSLAFAVTTFFAVGLAGGASSFLYFSLIILASLWAGSGFVTFLSAVVPHVMLGYTVVVAILAYFLLFSGFFINRDRIPDYWIWFHYISLVKYPYQAVLQNEFGDATRCFARGTQMFDGTPIGGMPEAIKMKVLGAIGNALGTHMTSHTCVLTGADVLAQQAVTDLGKWMCLLVTAGFGFFFRALFYAVLLVGSKNKRK; the protein is encoded by the coding sequence ATGTCGACCTCCGGCCACATCGCCGTCGAAGTCGACGATGCTGAGCGGGAGCTGCAGCTGCTCGTCTCCGCGGGGCCGCCGGTGCCGTACACGCTCTCCTTCACGGACCTCTCCTACCGCGTCCGGCAGGGCCGGGGCGGCCTCATGGGCTGCCTCCCCTCGCGCGCCAGCAACCGCCTGGCCTCCACCGACGCGCCGCCCGccaacaccaaggcgctgctggACGGCGTCTCGGGGGAGGCGCGGGAGGGCGAGCTGTTCGCCGTCATGGGCGCCAGCGGCTCCGGCAAGTCCACGCTCGTCGACGCGCTCGCGGGCCGGATCGCGCGCGACAGCCTCCGCGGCCACGTCACGCTCAACGGGGAGCCGCTCCACGGCAGCCGCCTCCGCGCCATCTCCGCCTACGTCATGCAGGACGACCTGCTCTACCCGATGCTCACCGTGCGCGAGACCCTGCTGTTCGCCGCGGAGCTCCGCCTCTCGCGCGCGCTCTCCCCGGCCGCCAAGCGCGAGCGCGTGGACCGGCTCATCGACCAGCTCGGGCTGTCGCGCGCCGCCGACACCATCATCGGCGACGAGGGCCACCGCGGGGTGTCGGGCGGGGAGCGCCGCCGGGTGTCCATCGGCACCGACATCATCCACGACCCTATACTGCTGTTCCTCGACGAGCCCACCTCCGGCCTCGACTCGGCCAGCGCCTTCATGGTGGTGCAGGTGCTGCGCACCATCGCACGCAGCGGCAGCGTCGTCGTCATGACCATCCACCAGCCCAGCGCGCGCATCCTCGGCATCCTCGGCCGCCTCCTGCTGCTCTCGCGCGGCCGCACCGTGTACGCCGGCACGCCCGCCGGCCTCAAGCCCTTCTTCGCGGAGTTCGGCGCGCCCATCCCGGACAACGAGAACCCGGCCGAGTTCGCGCTGGACACCATCCGCGAGCGCGAGGCCCAGCAGCCCGACGGCACGGGGCCGCTCGCCGGCTTCAACGCGATGTGGCAGGCGACTCACAAGGCGATGGACGGCACCAACGCCAAGAGGGTGAGCCCGATGACGCTGGAGTACGCGATCGCGGAGAGCGTGGCGCGGGGGAAGCTGGTGGCCGGGAGCGGGACGGGGACGGTGTCGCTGCAGATGCCGACGTACGCGAACCCGATGCCGGTGGAGGTGTGGGTGCTGATCAAGCGCGCCTTCACCAACACGCGGCGCATGCCGGAGCTGTTCGGGATGCGTCTCGGCACGATCATGGTGACGGGGCTGATCCTGGCGACCATCTTCCTGCGGCTGGACGACACGCCCAAGGGCGTGCAGGAGCGGCTGGGGTTCTTCGCCATGGGCATGTCGACCATGTTCTACGTGTGCGCGGACGCGCTGCCGGTGTTCGTGCAGGAGCGGCACATCTACCTGCGGGAGACGGCGCACAACGCGTACCGGCGCGCCTCCTACGTGCTGGCCAACGCCGTCGTCTCCTTCCCGCCACTGGTGGCGCTGTCGCTGGCGTTCGCGGTCACCACGTTCTTCGCCGTGGGTCTCGCCGGAGGCGCCTCGTCTTTCCTCTACTTCTCGCTCATCATCCTCGCCTCGCTCTGGGCCGGCAGCGGGTTCGTGACGTTCCTGTCGGCGGTGGTGCCGCACGTGATGCTGGGGTACACGGTGGTGGTGGCCATCCTGGCCTACTTCCTGCTCTTCTCGGGCTTCTTCATCAACCGCGACAGAATCCCCGACTACTGGATCTGGTTCCACTACATCTCGCTGGTCAAGTACCCGTACCAGGCGGTGCTGCAGAACGAGTTCGGCGACGCCACGAGGTGCTTCGCACGCGGGACGCAGATGTTCGACGGCACGCCCATCGGCGGCATGCCGGAGGCCATCAAGATGAAGGTGCTCGGCGCCATCGGCAACGCGCTCGGCACGCACATGACGTCCCACACATGTGTCCTCACCGGCGCTGACGTGCTGGCGCAGCAGGCCGTCACGGACCTGGGCAAGTGGATGTGCCTCCTGGTCACCGCCGGGTTCGGATTCTTCTTCCGCGCGCTCTTCTACGCCGTGCTGCTCGTCGGCAGCAAGAACAAGAGGAAGTGA